One window of Halorussus sp. MSC15.2 genomic DNA carries:
- a CDS encoding HpcH/HpaI aldolase/citrate lyase family protein: MAESPRTNRLRRLLDGDDVALGVLDNTYSPTLVEFYGELGLDFVWTDLEHAGPSPWDGERLDDLLRAADATDIELLVRIPSPDPALVRKALDAGVRNLFVSRVETAEEVRRAVRASRFRYDGDAGDRGFANPRASRWGTADDYVRTEDEETLVGVTIENRTALDNLDEILDVPELGFAFVGPLDLAVSFGHPGEPNHQEVQDAVAEIERASIDAGVPLGGLGFGMADVNEKADSGYQILNLGSTTGAVKQVVTSWLDDYDG, encoded by the coding sequence ATGGCCGAATCACCGCGAACGAATCGCCTCCGCCGTCTCCTCGACGGCGACGACGTGGCGCTCGGCGTCCTCGACAACACGTACAGTCCGACGCTCGTGGAGTTCTACGGCGAACTCGGTCTCGACTTCGTCTGGACCGACCTCGAACACGCCGGGCCGAGTCCGTGGGACGGCGAGCGACTCGACGACCTGCTCCGGGCCGCCGACGCGACGGACATCGAACTGCTGGTGCGGATTCCGTCGCCCGACCCCGCGCTCGTGCGGAAGGCCCTCGACGCCGGCGTCCGCAACCTCTTCGTCTCGCGGGTCGAGACGGCCGAGGAGGTCCGGCGAGCGGTCCGCGCCTCCCGGTTCCGGTACGACGGCGACGCGGGCGACCGGGGGTTCGCCAACCCGCGCGCGAGTCGCTGGGGGACTGCCGACGACTACGTCCGGACCGAGGACGAGGAGACGCTCGTCGGCGTGACGATAGAGAACCGGACTGCGCTCGACAACCTCGACGAGATTCTCGACGTGCCCGAACTCGGCTTCGCGTTCGTCGGCCCGCTCGACCTCGCGGTGTCGTTCGGCCACCCCGGCGAACCGAACCATCAGGAGGTTCAGGACGCCGTGGCGGAGATAGAGCGGGCGAGCATCGACGCCGGAGTCCCGCTCGGCGGACTCGGGTTCGGAATGGCGGACGTGAACGAGAAGGCCGACTCGGGGTACCAAATACTGAACCTCGGTAGTACGACGGGAGCGGTCAAGCAAGTGGTCACGTCGTGGCTCGACGACTACGACGGGTGA
- a CDS encoding helix-turn-helix domain-containing protein, with amino-acid sequence MHQHVGGGATKRRDDERRVAVIRGRFRMALPEDSWISTVSRSFPDATFRLLTGVPVDDRAMELGEIVGDEAVSASEAIRSHPDVVAYDLLYTADERTLAQYEVTDQRLYDFLGRSSLPPEFPVVVTDGRFEFDLTATREQFEAVGTALDESAFDYDLLSVVETGDETDSRTDREGGLTGHGGLLTDRQRECLNAALREGYFEVPRECTLADLAETLEIDKSTASEILRRGERRVLGAVLLGND; translated from the coding sequence TTGCACCAACATGTTGGGGGCGGCGCGACGAAACGACGCGACGACGAGCGGAGAGTCGCCGTGATTCGAGGGCGGTTCCGGATGGCGCTCCCCGAGGACTCTTGGATTTCGACGGTCTCGCGGTCGTTCCCGGACGCGACGTTTCGACTGCTCACCGGCGTTCCGGTCGACGACCGAGCGATGGAACTGGGCGAAATCGTCGGCGACGAGGCGGTGTCGGCGAGCGAGGCGATTCGGTCCCACCCAGACGTCGTCGCGTACGACCTGCTCTACACCGCCGACGAGCGCACGCTCGCCCAGTACGAAGTGACCGACCAGCGACTCTACGACTTTCTGGGCCGGTCGTCACTCCCGCCGGAGTTCCCCGTCGTCGTCACCGACGGGCGCTTCGAGTTCGACCTGACCGCGACCCGCGAGCAGTTCGAAGCGGTCGGAACCGCGCTGGACGAGAGCGCCTTCGACTACGACCTCCTGTCAGTGGTCGAGACCGGCGACGAGACGGACAGTCGGACCGACCGCGAGGGCGGGCTAACCGGTCACGGCGGCCTGTTGACCGACCGCCAGCGAGAGTGTCTCAACGCGGCGCTCCGCGAGGGTTACTTCGAGGTGCCTCGCGAGTGTACGCTGGCCGACCTCGCGGAGACGCTGGAAATCGACAAGTCCACCGCGAGCGAAATACTGCGCCGCGGCGAGCGTCGGGTTCTCGGAGCGGTCCTCCTCGGGAACGACTGA
- the secY gene encoding preprotein translocase subunit SecY, translated as MSWKEAAEPVLTRMPSVRRPEGHVPFKRKLGWTAGVLVLYFFLTNVFLYGVNIGGPDAFGQFRSILAGNQGTVLQLGIGPIVTASIVLQLLGGADLLGLDTDDPRDQVLYQGLQKVLVVAMIFLTGLPMVFAGGFLQVDPQVAQSLPFGTMGVKWLIFAQIAVGGILVLFMDEIISKWGVGSGIGLFIIAGVSQKLLGGLFAWPSLPGRTGLIPTWIGLITGSAQNVPSLLTASGIQYLLIGDGDVIALVTTVLIFAVVVYAESVRVEIPLSHARVKGARGRFPVKLIYASVLPMILVRALQANLQFLGRILYNQLGASGMPNWLGTYSQGTPTGGLFYYLAPIQKPSQWMWWAGTIGQEPWQVILRVLIDLTFMVVGGAIFAVFWVETTDMGPEATAKQIQNSGMQIPGFRQNTGVIEKVMERYIPQVTVIGGALVGLLAVLANMLGTIGGVSGTGLLLTVSITYKLYEEIAEEQLMEMHPMMREMFG; from the coding sequence ATGAGTTGGAAAGAAGCAGCAGAACCAGTACTCACCCGGATGCCATCCGTGAGGCGTCCGGAGGGCCACGTTCCGTTCAAGCGGAAGCTTGGATGGACCGCGGGCGTGTTGGTTCTGTATTTCTTCCTCACGAACGTCTTCCTGTACGGGGTCAACATCGGAGGTCCGGACGCCTTCGGTCAGTTCCGTTCGATTCTGGCAGGCAATCAGGGTACTGTCCTCCAACTGGGCATCGGTCCAATCGTCACCGCATCCATCGTCCTCCAGTTGCTTGGCGGCGCGGACCTGCTCGGACTCGACACTGACGACCCCCGGGACCAAGTGCTCTATCAGGGTCTCCAGAAGGTGCTGGTGGTCGCGATGATTTTCCTGACGGGCCTGCCGATGGTGTTCGCCGGCGGCTTCCTGCAGGTGGACCCGCAGGTCGCCCAGAGTCTCCCGTTCGGTACGATGGGCGTCAAGTGGCTCATCTTCGCCCAAATCGCGGTCGGCGGCATCCTCGTCCTGTTCATGGACGAGATAATCAGCAAGTGGGGTGTCGGGAGTGGTATCGGTCTATTCATCATCGCCGGGGTCAGCCAGAAGCTCCTCGGCGGTCTGTTCGCGTGGCCGAGCCTCCCGGGACGCACTGGTCTCATCCCGACGTGGATAGGGCTGATTACCGGAAGCGCTCAGAACGTACCGTCGCTGTTGACAGCGAGCGGGATTCAGTACCTGCTCATCGGCGACGGTGACGTCATCGCGCTCGTCACGACGGTCCTCATCTTCGCCGTCGTCGTGTACGCCGAGAGCGTCCGGGTCGAGATTCCCCTGAGCCACGCCCGCGTCAAGGGCGCTCGGGGTCGCTTCCCCGTGAAGCTCATCTACGCCAGCGTCCTGCCGATGATTCTCGTCCGGGCGCTCCAGGCCAACCTCCAGTTCCTCGGCCGCATCCTCTACAACCAGCTCGGCGCGAGCGGGATGCCCAACTGGCTCGGGACGTACTCGCAGGGGACGCCCACCGGCGGGCTGTTCTACTACCTCGCACCGATTCAGAAACCGAGCCAATGGATGTGGTGGGCCGGGACCATCGGGCAGGAGCCGTGGCAGGTCATCCTCCGGGTCCTCATCGACCTGACGTTCATGGTCGTCGGCGGTGCCATCTTCGCGGTCTTCTGGGTGGAGACCACCGACATGGGACCGGAGGCGACCGCCAAGCAGATTCAGAACTCCGGGATGCAGATTCCCGGCTTCCGCCAGAACACCGGCGTCATCGAGAAGGTCATGGAGCGCTACATCCCGCAGGTCACCGTCATCGGCGGTGCGCTCGTTGGCCTGCTGGCCGTGCTGGCGAACATGCTCGGCACCATCGGCGGCGTCTCCGGAACGGGCCTGCTGCTGACGGTCTCCATCACGTACAAGCTCTACGAGGAGATTGCCGAAGAGCAGTTGATGGAGATGCACCCGATGATGCGCGAGATGTTCGGATAG
- a CDS encoding DUF6663 family protein codes for MNDIWDSDDDRTADDSTGDGEDRSAEDAATSEDGRATDDERSYRVLDAPEDGGVRLLDRQTFEPVVTAETGHDAPVEDLRPGYLVDADLDWTRPEPTVQSLSVRRPTLYVFADGVEPMFEAARETWTDARAAGDSMNSRVTRNTDNEVNGVLYVFAEDPTNGTFEAFRDGTRPLEPLVDRVNEREGATSREVFVLRPEGGEFVVVTIALQKGGQFADTLRETYDASRPSEPLE; via the coding sequence GTGAACGACATCTGGGACTCGGACGACGACCGAACCGCGGACGACTCGACCGGCGACGGCGAGGACAGGTCCGCCGAGGACGCGGCGACTTCGGAAGACGGTCGGGCCACCGACGACGAACGGAGCTACCGCGTACTGGACGCCCCCGAAGACGGCGGGGTTCGACTGCTTGACCGCCAGACCTTCGAACCGGTCGTCACCGCCGAGACGGGCCACGACGCGCCGGTCGAAGACCTCCGGCCGGGATACCTCGTCGATGCCGACCTCGACTGGACGAGACCGGAGCCGACGGTCCAGTCGCTCTCGGTGCGACGCCCGACGCTGTACGTCTTCGCCGACGGCGTCGAACCGATGTTCGAGGCGGCCCGCGAGACGTGGACCGACGCGCGCGCCGCCGGCGACTCCATGAACAGCCGCGTGACCAGAAATACCGACAACGAGGTCAACGGCGTCCTCTACGTGTTCGCCGAGGACCCGACTAACGGTACGTTCGAGGCGTTCCGAGACGGGACGCGACCGCTCGAACCGCTGGTCGATAGGGTGAACGAGCGCGAGGGCGCTACGTCACGGGAAGTGTTCGTGCTTCGACCCGAAGGCGGGGAGTTCGTCGTCGTCACCATCGCGCTCCAGAAGGGCGGGCAGTTCGCCGACACGCTCCGGGAGACGTACGACGCGTCGCGGCCGTCCGAACCGCTCGAATAG
- a CDS encoding DUF4188 domain-containing protein, whose protein sequence is MTDSSHGTPDEGRIHTERTTAQLDGEFVVFVIGMRLNRLWKVHKWLPVAAAMPRMLRELDADPESGLLHHESLFGWRLLVSVQYWDSFEELRAYARDLDREHVPAWASYNESSAGTGDVGIFHETYVVEGDDYESLYSDMPQFGLGAAGRLRWADDEAETAGKRLGVADDDLLVGDDGRVGQRDR, encoded by the coding sequence ATGACCGATTCGTCTCACGGGACGCCCGACGAGGGCCGAATTCACACCGAGCGAACGACTGCGCAACTGGACGGCGAGTTCGTCGTGTTCGTCATCGGGATGCGGCTCAACCGTCTGTGGAAGGTCCACAAGTGGCTCCCGGTGGCGGCGGCGATGCCTCGGATGCTCCGGGAACTCGACGCCGACCCGGAGTCCGGTCTCCTACACCACGAGAGCCTGTTCGGATGGCGACTCCTCGTCTCGGTGCAGTACTGGGACTCCTTCGAGGAGCTTCGAGCCTACGCGCGGGACCTCGACCGGGAACACGTCCCGGCGTGGGCGTCGTACAACGAGTCGAGCGCCGGCACCGGCGACGTCGGCATCTTCCACGAGACGTACGTGGTCGAGGGCGACGACTACGAGAGCCTCTACAGCGACATGCCGCAGTTCGGTCTCGGGGCGGCCGGACGGCTCCGCTGGGCCGACGACGAGGCCGAAACCGCGGGCAAGCGACTCGGGGTAGCCGACGACGACCTGCTGGTCGGCGACGACGGACGCGTCGGCCAACGCGACCGATAG